The Faecalibacterium sp. I3-3-33 DNA window CGTCCGCTCTCCCGTTTATTCCGTCTTAGTGGGGCGGATGGTCACCTCGCCGCAGCGCAGCGCCTCGGTGCGCCCGCCCTCCCGCTGCACCACCAGCCGCCCGGCATCGTCAATGGAAAGCGCCTGCGCGGCGTAGGTCTCGGTGCCGGTGCACACGGTCACCCAGTGGCCGGGCACAAAGCAGCGGGCGCGGTACTCGTCCAGACATTCAAAGCCCGGGCAGAGCGCTAACAGCTCCCGCCCGATAGCGCCTGCCAGCGCCGCCCGGCTTACCGGGGCGGGGTCGCCGGGGTATAGGCTGCCAGCTTTGGCGGTCAGCTCCGGGGGAAAGTCCTCGGCGGTGGCGGTCAGGTTCAGCCCGATGCCCACCACCAGCCACTCCAGCTGGCCGCTTTCAAGGTCAGTACCGGCTTCGGTCAGGATGCCGCACACCTTTTTGCCCTTATAATACAGGTCGTTCACCCATTTGATGGCAAGTTCCAGCCCGCACAGCGTCTGCACAGCCCGGCACACCGCCACTGCCGCGCCGATGGTGGCGGTCTGGGCGTTGGCGGCAGGCAGCGGCGGGCGCAGCACCACCGAGCAGTACACCCCCTTGCCCGCCGGGCTGGCAAAGCTGCGCCCCAGCCGCCCGCGCCCGGCGGTCTGCCCGCCCGCCAGCACCAGAGTGCCGTGGGCAGCGCCTTCCAGCGCCAGCAGCTTTGCGGTGCGGTTGGTGCTTTCCAACGTGTCGTACAGCTGCACCGGGGCAGGGTAGGGGCCTACCGCCTCGGTGCAGAAGGGATCGCCGCCCAGCAGGCGGTACCCCCGGCGGGAGGCGGCTTCCAGCACATAGCCCTGCGCGGTAAGCGCAGCCGCCGCCTTGTGCACGGCAGCGCGGCTGACCCCCAGCTGCTGCGCCAGCTGCTGGCCGGAAATATAAGCGCCCTCGGCGGCGCTGAGCGCCTGTAAAAGCGCCTGACGGGTGGTAGAAGCCATGGCGTAAATCCTCCCTGTGTGCTATACTGCTATTGTACCATATCTGCGGAAGAAGAAAAAGTTTGAAATAATTTTAGTTTTTTGCAGGAACTGCCGCCGCTCCCTCGTATTAAAGACAGAAGGGCGGCGCAGAGCAGCGCATCCAAGACCGGAAAGGAGGCCGTGCAGCGCGTTGACAACACAGGAATTCAGCACGATGGTGCAGAAATATCAGGCGCTCGTGTACACGGTCTGCCACCAGCTGGTGCCGGATGTACAGGAAGCGCAGGATCTGACGCAGGAGACCTTTCTGGCGGCGTGGCGGGCCATCGACCGCTGCCCGCCCGGCTTTGAAAAGCAGTGGCTGGCGCGCATCGCCGCCAACAAAGCCAAGGACTATCTGCGCAGCGCATGGGTGCGCAAGATGAACACCCCCGGCGACGAGGTGCTGGCGCTGGAGGGCGCGCCGCCCGGTATGCAGCCGGAGCAGCAGGTGCTGGAAGCGCTGGGCGAGGAAGAGCTGACGGAGATGATCTTGAATCTGCGCGAGCCCTACTGCACGCCCTGCCGTCTGGTGCTGCTGGAACAGCACACCATGGCCGAAGCTGCAAGACTGTGCGGCCGACCGCCCAAAACGGTGGAAGCGCAGGTCTACCGCGCCAAAAAGATGCTGGCGCAGCAGATCCTGCAAAACGACCGCATACCCTGTGAAAGGAGGAGCGTACATGGAACTGTTTGACGCAAAAGGCTGTTTGAGCGAGGAAGGTTTACAGGCACTGGTCGGCGGGCAATTGGACGAAACACAGCGGCTGGAAGCCGCCGAACACCTTGCCTACTGCGACCGCTGCATGGACCGCTACACCGCTCTGCTGACCGATGATGTGCTGGAGCAGCCGCCGCGCTCCGCCCGGGGCGCGGTGATGGGCACCATCTGGATACGGCTGATGCAGAACACATGGGGACGCGCCGCCGTGGCGACCGTAGCCGCCGTGCTGGCGCTGACCATGTGGCGAGCCGGTACGCTGGAACAGATCCTGCACACCGGGCAGCAGCTGAATACATGGCTGCCGCAGACTACACAGCAGACCGAACCGGAGCTGCTGGGCAAGCCGGTGAACGACAAAGCCCCGCAGCAATCCACCGCTCCGCTGGGCAAGCCCATAGAGGACAAAAAACAGCTGACCGAAAAACTATCCGACGCACTGGACGCGCTTTTGCACCACAGTGCAGACACCACTGAGAAATGAGGGAACTGATTATGAAGAAAAACGGGATCCTGACCCTGCTGTTTGCCTGCATCCCCGGTGCGGGGCAGATGTATCAGGGCTATATGAAGCGGGGGCTCTCGCTCATCACCATGTTCTGCCTGTTTATTATCCTAGGCAGCACCACGGGGCTGGACGCACTGGTAGTCGGCTGTATCGTTGTGTATATGTACAGCTTTTTCGATACCTTGAACCTCCGCGCGCAGCTGGCGGCGGAAAAAGCCCCGGAGGACGATTATCTGGTGCACTTTAATTGGCACGATGCCCGCATGACCCAGTTCATGGGCGAAAGCCACAAGCTGGTGGGCTGGGGGCTCATCGCACTGGGCGCCATCGTGTTCTACAACAACATCATCATGCGGGTGCTGGGCGATGTGATGTGGCGCTGGGGACAGGATAACCCGGTTTTCCGCGCCATCTACCTGATGCTGGATGCCCTGCCGCAGATCGTGGTCTGCGTGGCGCTGATCGTGTGCGGTATGTGGCTGGTGCGCGGCCCGAAGAACAAAAAGGGCAAGCAGCCCCCTGAAGAGGAGACCGAGGAAGCTGAGGATTTCCACGCCTACACGGCTGCGCCGCAGGCTGAGGATGCCGAGGATACCGCGGACACGGATACCCATTTTGCCATGCCGGAGCTTTCGGCACTGCTGGGGGAACCGGTGACCGGCGCAGAACAGGACGAAAATCCTGCGGAGGATGACGATGATCGAGCAGAATAAGACCCCCTTGACGGCACAGCCGGGCAGTGTGCCCCCGCCGGAGCACAAGCCCGCTGAAAAGCCCCTGCGCCGAGTGGGCAGCCTGACCTTGGGCGCGTGTCTCATTGCGGCGGGCGTGTTCTTCCTGCTGTATTTCTTCGTGCCGGGCTTTGATGTGCAGCTGACCCTGAAAATTGCCCCGGCGGTGGCGCTGGTGCTGCTGGGGTGCGAGGTGCTGTTCTTTGCCGCCCGCCCCGGCCGCTGGAAGTACGATTTTGTGTCCGTGCTGGTCTGTCTGGTGCTGATGGCGGGCTGCTTCTGCATGGCGATGCTGCCCATGCTGTGGGACGAGTTGAGCGGCGAAAATCAGCAGACGATGAACCGTCTGAGCGCACAGGCCATTGACGAATTGTACACCGCCTGCAAGCAGGATGCGCAGGATATCGCCATCCGGGATATCAGCGGCAGGCTGTACCTGAGCGGCCCGCAGGCCGAAACTTTGCAGCAGGCCGCCGCCCTGCCCGCCGGGGATACCTACCTGACCTTGACCGTGGAGCTGTTCGGCCCCTACGACAGCGCCGCCGCCTTTGCCCGGGACTGCTACACCCTGACCGCACTGGCAAAGCAGTGCACCGTACCGCCGGAAAGCCTGCACTTTACATGGGATGCCCCCAGCGCGGCAGAAAGCAGCCTGAACACCGGCAGTCTGCTGTATACTGAGGATTACTCGCTGGACCTGAGCGGCGCTGTGCAGCTGGACTGGACCGCGCAGCAGATGGAACAGCAGACCGAGACCGAGTATCTGCTGGATGCAGAGAATATTCCCGACGAGGATTAAAAAATACCGCCGCACAGCAGTGCGGCGGTATTTTTGCAGTGCGGCTGAAAGGATAAACGAAAAACGCCCCGAAGTCCTAAGACTTCAGGGCGTTTAAGCTGGAGCTGCTATCCAGATTCGAACTGGAGACCTCATCCTTACCAAGGATGCGCTCTACCAACTGAGCTATAGCAGCACATCACAGCTCGATTAGTATAGCACAGCTTTGCGGGTTTTGCAAGCGTTTTTTGCAAAAAATAATATTTTTGCGCAAAAATCCCCGGAGCATCCGTAGACGCTCCGGGGACTCTGGAAATGCGTTTACTTTGCCAGACTGGTCAGGATGGGCTCGCACTGCTCTACGGTGGAGGAGAGCATCAGGTTGTAGGCGGTGACCATCTCCTGAATGGCGGTGCGGTTCTCCTTGGTCAGGGCATAGCTCTGGGTGGTGCCGTCCCGGCCGATGAACACAGCGGTGACGCTCTTGGCGTTCAGCCACTCGCTCAGCCAGCTGATCTCCTCATCGCTCAGCTGGAACAGCTCCATGTCGAACCAGCAGCCCATATCCTGATCGTAGCCGCCGCCGTACTCCTCGTCACAGGTAAAGGTGTACAGCTCGTCATCAGCAGATACGTTGACCGTTTTGATGTCCAGCTTCTTGCTGCCTGCGTAGGTCAGGATCATATTAAAGGCAATGCCATCGTCCTGCACGAACATATAGGGGTACAGCCCGCAGGACTTTTTGGCCATGCTGGCCTGCTCCTGCGGAGAGGAAAGATCCCAGCCGCCGGTCTCCTTATCGTAGGTGACGGTGAACTTGGAAAAAGCGGTCTTGAGCTCGGCATCACTGGGGGCGGCGTTGGTAGCTTCCACCGCAGCGGGGACAGTGGGCAGTGCGGGCGCAGCAGCCGAAGCGGCCATGCCGCCGCACAGCATGGCGGCAGCGCACAGACCGGCGATGACGCGCCGGAACAAACGGGAAGATCTCATAAGTCAGTACTCCTTTCCATTTTCGAAGGGGATGATGCTGGTTTCAGTATACCGCAGCACGGCGGAAAAGCAAGAAAACTGTCACGAAACGCCCTGACGCTGTCACGAAACGACTTTCGCTTGTCTTTAGCCCACCTGATGCTCTTCCAGCCAGCGGGTCATCTGCTGGGCAATGCCCTTGACGCTGCCTTCCTCAAAAGGCACCTTCAGCCCGGCGGTCTGCATCAGCTCGGTGTAGCTGGCAAGACCGGCGCGGCGCACCAGCTTGAGGTAGCGCTCCCATGCGTCCTTGTGGTCATCAAGGCTCAGCAGGAAGAACTGCAAGGCCGCCATGGTGGACAGGCAGTAGTCGATATAGTAGAAGGGGCACTCGTAGATGTGCAGCTGGCGCTGCCACCCGGCACCGCGCCCGTAGAAGGGTAGGTTGTCAAAGTCGATCCACGGGCGGTACTTCTTTTCCAGCTTGAGCCACTCGGCGTTGCGCTGGTCGGGGGTCAGGTCGGGGTTCTGGTACATGATGTGCTGGAACTCGTCCACGGCGCAGCCGTAGGCAAGGAACACAAAGCTGTCCTCGGCGTGGAGCAGGGAGTATTTCTCGGTATCCTTGCCGAACAACAGGTGGTGCCACGGCGCGGTGAGGAACTCCATGGCCATGGAGTGGATCTCGGCGCTCTCCATGGCGGGGCATTCCAAATCGGCGGGCACGTTGGGGTCGCGCTCGGCCACATAGCCCTCAAAGGCGTGGCCGCACTCGTGGGTCAGCACGTCCACATCACCGGAGGTGTTATTCCAGTTGGCAAAGATAAAGGGTGCCTTGTAGCTGGGCAGGCTGGTCATGTAGCCGCCGGACATCTTGCCGGGACGGCTCTCCACGTCAAACAGCTCGTTGTCCTGCATGAAGTCGATGAACTCTGCCGTCTCGGGGCTCAGCTCGTGGTACATGGTGCGGGCGGCATCCATGCGTGCCTGATAGCCCGGGATGGGCTTGGGGTTGCCGTCCTTGAAGATGATGGGCAGGTCGGTAAAGGTGGGGTGGGTGATGCCGGTGCGCTTGGCGCGCATGGCCATCACTTTTTGCAGCTCGGGCACAACGTCCCGGGCAACCTGATCCCGGAAGGCCTGAATCTCGGCCTGTCCGTAGCCGATGCGGTTCATGCGCACATAGGAAAGCTCGCTGTAATCCTTATAGCCCAGCACCTTGGCCTGCTGATTCAGGTTCTTGACGATCTTGGTGTACAGTGCGTCCAGCTCGTCCCGGTGGGCGTCAAAGTAACCGGCCTCGGCTTCGTAGGCGGCGCGGCGCACGGCGGGGTCCAGATCCTCCTTGTAGGGGCCCAGCTGGGGGATGGTCAGCTGCTTGCCGTCCAGTTCCACCAGTGCGCCGCCGTAGATCTGCTGGTACTGACTGACCAGCGCGTTGAACTCCTGCTGCAATTCCACGGTGCGGTCGTCCATGCCCAGCACGGCGTTCTTCATACCGGCTACGCAGGTGGTGCCGAAGTGCTCGGTGAGGGCATCCACATAGGGGTTTGCCAGAAATGCCCGGCTGATCTCCACGCTGGCGTTGGTCACGGCAGGGCCGTTGGCATCAAAAAAGTCCTGCTCGGCCTTCCAGTAGGCATCGCGGGTGTCACAGGTGTAGTGGATGTTGGCCAGCTGAGAGGCGGTGGTGTAGTCTGCAAAGGCGCGGCTCTGCTCGTAGTACACCTGAATGAGAGCGTCGCCGTCCGGGGCGTCAGCGGCCTTGGCAGCCAGCTGTTTGCACCGTGCCAGCAGGGCGTCGATGTCCGGGCGGGTATAGGTCATTTCGCTGAATTTCATGGAAAATTTCCTTTCCGGGGCAGTTTCCCCTTTGGTATCTTGTGTTCATCTTACCACGTTCTGCGCCAAAAGAAAAGAGGGAGACAGGCGGGCAAAAGTCCTACGTTTATACAACACTGCCAAAAATAAAAACGCTCCTTTGGCAAAGATGTCCGTTTAAGCGCTTGCAGTGCAGCAAAAAAAGGATTATAATGGCATCATCAACAGAGTAAGACCCTGCGCGTTAAGTGCCGCATCAACGGGGAGTTGTGCTGCGGACGAAGGTATTGACC harbors:
- a CDS encoding RNA polymerase sigma factor, giving the protein MTTQEFSTMVQKYQALVYTVCHQLVPDVQEAQDLTQETFLAAWRAIDRCPPGFEKQWLARIAANKAKDYLRSAWVRKMNTPGDEVLALEGAPPGMQPEQQVLEALGEEELTEMILNLREPYCTPCRLVLLEQHTMAEAARLCGRPPKTVEAQVYRAKKMLAQQILQNDRIPCERRSVHGTV
- a CDS encoding M3 family oligoendopeptidase, whose protein sequence is MKFSEMTYTRPDIDALLARCKQLAAKAADAPDGDALIQVYYEQSRAFADYTTASQLANIHYTCDTRDAYWKAEQDFFDANGPAVTNASVEISRAFLANPYVDALTEHFGTTCVAGMKNAVLGMDDRTVELQQEFNALVSQYQQIYGGALVELDGKQLTIPQLGPYKEDLDPAVRRAAYEAEAGYFDAHRDELDALYTKIVKNLNQQAKVLGYKDYSELSYVRMNRIGYGQAEIQAFRDQVARDVVPELQKVMAMRAKRTGITHPTFTDLPIIFKDGNPKPIPGYQARMDAARTMYHELSPETAEFIDFMQDNELFDVESRPGKMSGGYMTSLPSYKAPFIFANWNNTSGDVDVLTHECGHAFEGYVAERDPNVPADLECPAMESAEIHSMAMEFLTAPWHHLLFGKDTEKYSLLHAEDSFVFLAYGCAVDEFQHIMYQNPDLTPDQRNAEWLKLEKKYRPWIDFDNLPFYGRGAGWQRQLHIYECPFYYIDYCLSTMAALQFFLLSLDDHKDAWERYLKLVRRAGLASYTELMQTAGLKVPFEEGSVKGIAQQMTRWLEEHQVG
- a CDS encoding biotin--[acetyl-CoA-carboxylase] ligase, with the protein product MASTTRQALLQALSAAEGAYISGQQLAQQLGVSRAAVHKAAAALTAQGYVLEAASRRGYRLLGGDPFCTEAVGPYPAPVQLYDTLESTNRTAKLLALEGAAHGTLVLAGGQTAGRGRLGRSFASPAGKGVYCSVVLRPPLPAANAQTATIGAAVAVCRAVQTLCGLELAIKWVNDLYYKGKKVCGILTEAGTDLESGQLEWLVVGIGLNLTATAEDFPPELTAKAGSLYPGDPAPVSRAALAGAIGRELLALCPGFECLDEYRARCFVPGHWVTVCTGTETYAAQALSIDDAGRLVVQREGGRTEALRCGEVTIRPTKTE